In Camelina sativa cultivar DH55 chromosome 13, Cs, whole genome shotgun sequence, the genomic window aaaaaaacacacacacacaaataaataaacatatacaaAACGTAATCGTTATAAGTTGTAAAGTGTGCACACGGTTTAAAGTTTGCAAGGCTTGTAAGGAAAGAATGGTGAGTTAGTTGGTGTGCTAATGTTTTGAATCatcttttaatatttgaacttctcaGTTACTCTTCCTCCTACATCTTGGTAACATAGTGTCCTTAATTACCATTCAAATTCTATATACATGTGatacattatttttattgttgccaacttcatattaattataatatcttCAGTTTGATCACTGCAGCAAGCATTCAGCCCGGACTGTAACTTCAAAACTAGTGTATCTATTTTTCGGCCCATTAACATTGGTACCATTTGTTCGTAGCTAGACAATCAACAATTGCAAATTTCTACATTGCTATATACATTAccattttgaaaaagaaaatataacacTTGTCGGAAATGGAACTCAAGGTCGATCGATGACATTAACAAGCTACTTACTGtcacaataaaacaaacaaaaaagacttTACCTATTTACAAACACAGTTTGAGTAACACACTGTAGAATggttaaaaactttatttttcctctttatatttatggtttgtTTATCACCTCTTTTTCACTCTCTTCTGCTTCTACTTTGGTCTTACCGTTACTCTTCTCACCACTCACAAGTACTTGATCATTGTGATCATCCATAAATTTACCCCAGAACCAATGCTTCTTCCACACTCTCTCACTCATCTCCTCAATAGGCACGTTCTTAGTCTCAGGAAGTAGAAACGTCACAAAGAATGACATAACCAAAACCCACGcagaaaagaagataaatatCCCAAACTTTAAATGGCAAAGCGTCGAGAGAAAAGCTTGAGCGACAATAAACGTGAAGAGCAAGTTAACGCAGACCGCCACACTTTGTCCTGCGGAACGTGTCCCTAAAGGGAATATCTCACTCGGGATCAACCACCCTAACGGTCCCCAAGACCAGGCGAAAGCAGCAACATAAGTGCAGATCATTACCACGACTAGAACTGCGAAACCTCTGGAGATTTTTGTAGAGTGGTCAGTGACTTTGGTACCAAGGACAATAGCGATAACGacttgagaaaaaaacatttggacGCCAGCTTCAAGGAATAGAACCCGGCGACCAACTTTGTCAACGGAGTAAATTGAGACTAATGTGGAGAGGACGTTGACTGCTCCAGTGACCACTGCAGAGTAAAGAGAAGCGTCACTGCCAAACCCTAATGTGCTGAACAGAACAGGAGCGTAGAACATAATCGCATTGATTCCAGTACATTGTTGGAACATCTGCATTttacacacacaagaaaaaaggaTCAGCATCAACAGCAGAATCTTAGTagataatttcttattttgactTCAAATTCTACAACAAAATCACTTCAATTACGAAAAAGAAGCGATAGTACTGACCGGTAAAGCGAGGGCAACGACAAGCTGAGGACGATTTCTACGTTGGAAAAGGTGTCTGAAAGGGTGTTTAACTTCTTTAGCAAGTCGACTAGCTTCGAGTAGATAAGCAAACTCTGGTTCGACATAATGGGTACCTCGAATACTACGGAGAACGGCTTTACCTTCATCGAGACGACCTCTTTCCACTAAACTGTTCGGTGTTTCGGTCACCAGTAAAGCTCCAACCGTTAGAAGAAGCGCGGGAACTCCCGCCATACCTAACGATAACCTCCATCCCCATCCTCTAATCCTGCAAACATTTCAAATAGTGCTTAGCGGGTTTATTTTAACTCCATTTGGAAATTAAAatcaactttataaaattaaaatgattttttgtatGGAACTTAAATATGACGAACCTTTTTTTCTAAGAagttaaaaatagttttaaataaacACGGAAGACGAAAGTTTGAAAATAAAGATCAAAATTTGGAATATACTTTAGAAAGTACATGTAGCGAAATCTCtttttatacataaattaaGGTTGTGTGAAGTGAAAGGCACATTCACGTGGATATTTTCTAATAGAGACatttcaaagcaaaaaaaaaaaagattaattatgacaaccatatattttatttggattttttccgtgaaaaaatttcaaactctAAGAATTTGACCGATATGTTGgataaacaacaaaatcacGGAATGACTAAATAATTGTTGACGTAATAAATTGAACCGTATAAAAAAAGTGATAACAATTATAAAACGttgaaaatctaattttaacttttaacgtTGATACCCTAATTTCATTTCCACACATTTCtctattattaataaaataaatatttatcaagAAAGAGTATTAGGGAAGAGAGATACTTACTTGGCGGTTCCATAGTTAACAAGATTGGCGAAGAGGATACCAAAAGTGATGTTAAGCTGAAAGAGAATATTAAGACCACCACGGATCCTAGTAGGTGCAATCTCCGACAAGAACAATGGAACAGCTTGATTAGCGAACCCAACTCCACAACCAAGCAATATCCGGCCAGCAATAAGCATGTCTAGGTCTTGAGCCCCCGCATTGAGAGCCACAccgatgatgaagaaaacaccGGCTATGAGCATCGTTGGCCTCCGTCCGAGCTTCCTCGTCGAGTATGAAGCGAAAAGCGTTGAGGTTAGACCGGCTAAGTATAGAGATGATTTGTAAAGTTGTAACCCTTGGTTGTCGTATTTGCAATAGTACTTGTTTTTGTCTACGCCGGCTTCTACACGTCTGTGAACCACCGGAAAAAACTTTTCGAGAAAGTCCGGCATTGTTGTCACCCCGCCTGCGTGTAGCCATATTGATGATGGGAAaccatcttaatttttttactgtttaacCTCATTCAgaactaaattaatatttatatggGATTAGCCATGTTCAAATTCGATTTTGAGCacaagtgaaaaataaaaaaaggagtcacacttattttatttcatataaaataaaaattaaaaaactaaaacctatGACAGTTATTTCGTCACTATACTATTAAATCAAGAACGAACTAAATCTCTAATTGCCAGACTTTTGAAAGCTaagattttagattattttgttctttcgCATTTAACGTTGAACTAGTAAGtgaaattaaatttcatttgtTCTAAAGTATTTCATATTAGTACTTTAATTACAGAAATAATCGCGGCATAGCGCAGATTTTTAATctagtacaatatatatatatatatatatatatattgaatagtaCACGATAACACATGTTATATTAATACCGGTGACACCAATGTCGTAGCCGAACATGAGGCCTCCGGTAGCCGTCATGATGCAAGAGATGATAACTATAGGAGTTATCTTTGCCTCGAACTCCACTCCGTTCGCCGAAGCAGCAGCAAATCCCCCTCCGGCCATACTGAAGATCTCTCTTCAGAAGCTGAaacttaaaaagttatttaattttctctaaaaagagtttttaaaaaacacttaattAAAGAGACCCATTGGGATGTTTGTTTACGTACATAGAAAACGAAGCCGTGAAGCACACAGGGAAATTGTATGTACCCAATGGGATTTTTACACGTCTCTTATTTCACATGCTCTTGATTCATTAAGTCATTGGTCAACAAACGTTTCTGATTATCTCTATCTGCCCTTGTGTGGTGTCACCTTAGTCCTTAggttaatatactatttttctAATTCCTATCAGCATAAGTCATAAGTCTTCTCTTCTTGTTATTATATATCCTCGAATATTATATTTGTAGTCTTGTTAAATTGTAAggttctctcctctctcttatCGTATGTATGAGAAGAATTATGTCACTTGAGAGAGGATGatcgaaaaaaatatatatattaaagattgcttagttttcttgtttattttattagtgttggaattatgattttaatttctaATAACTACTTGAAAAATTGGAAGACTATAAAagaatttatattgataaatttaagaaataataatggagagaaaaaaatgatatttatttttcacgcaagcttttttttttttggtcttaacGTCAACATTAAAATCAACCTAAACCTATATCCAATTACGtactatatatgaaattattgaAATGTAGTGCGGTTATAATCGTAACAAAAATATACTGTTGGAATCGCACCGTACCGTACGGTTCTGTTTCATACGAAATCAAACCTATTTGTCGTGCGGGAACAAAATGGCTAATGTGTTGACTAATATGCACATAATAGTCCAATAAAACATCTGTTTGTGTAATATGAATAAGGAGAACTTGGACTATTAAATATACATCTTCATTATCGCATAGAAAGAACAGAACACTTGTCAGAAATGGTATACTCAACAAAGCCAAAACAAGACTTTACCTATTCACAAACATAGTTCAAAGTAACGAAATTTAGTACatt contains:
- the LOC104736664 gene encoding sugar transport protein 13-like encodes the protein MAGGGFAAASANGVEFEAKITPIVIISCIMTATGGLMFGYDIGVTGGVTTMPDFLEKFFPVVHRRVEAGVDKNKYYCKYDNQGLQLYKSSLYLAGLTSTLFASYSTRKLGRRPTMLIAGVFFIIGVALNAGAQDLDMLIAGRILLGCGVGFANQAVPLFLSEIAPTRIRGGLNILFQLNITFGILFANLVNYGTAKIRGWGWRLSLGMAGVPALLLTVGALLVTETPNSLVERGRLDEGKAVLRSIRGTHYVEPEFAYLLEASRLAKEVKHPFRHLFQRRNRPQLVVALALPMFQQCTGINAIMFYAPVLFSTLGFGSDASLYSAVVTGAVNVLSTLVSIYSVDKVGRRVLFLEAGVQMFFSQVVIAIVLGTKVTDHSTKISRGFAVLVVVMICTYVAAFAWSWGPLGWLIPSEIFPLGTRSAGQSVAVCVNLLFTFIVAQAFLSTLCHLKFGIFIFFSAWVLVMSFFVTFLLPETKNVPIEEMSERVWKKHWFWGKFMDDHNDQVLVSGEKSNGKTKVEAEESEKEVINKP